One part of the Mariniblastus fucicola genome encodes these proteins:
- a CDS encoding sulfatase family protein encodes MKFDPLANPPFARFIACLLLIVSVFSVAAEAQEKPNFIVIFTDDQGYNDLGCFGSETIATPNIDRMASEGRKYTSFYVPCSVCSPSRAALLTGCYPKRVGMHKHVLFPLSDHGLHADEHTIADHLKSIGYATACVGKWHLGHQPETLPRAQGFDSYFGIPYSNDMNHPDNKGKLKAPSDELWLDQKTAVTGWKTPLLQNEEIVELPVDQRTITRRYTDKAIDFVTSNKDKPFFLYLPHSMPHIPLYVPEDVYDPNPKNAYKCVIEHIDAEVGRLMQTVRDLGLSENTYVIYTSDNGPWLQFKHHGGSAGPLRAGKGTTFEGGQRVPCVMWAPGRIPAGTSTDAFTSTMDLLPTIAAITNTELPENRIDGFDISSTFNSDDTPRDEMLFYSANGRLQGIRSGDMKYLEITPRKNKKNPNPKTRTHLFNLADDLGEQQNLFKSEPETVATLKARMLEADEEITTNARPVWRK; translated from the coding sequence ATGAAATTTGATCCGCTTGCAAATCCACCGTTCGCTCGATTCATCGCCTGCCTTCTGCTGATCGTCAGCGTTTTTTCTGTCGCCGCCGAAGCGCAGGAAAAGCCGAACTTCATCGTCATTTTCACCGACGATCAAGGCTACAACGACCTCGGTTGTTTTGGGTCCGAAACGATCGCGACGCCCAACATCGATCGAATGGCCAGCGAAGGTCGAAAGTACACAAGCTTCTACGTGCCCTGCTCTGTCTGTTCGCCTTCCCGCGCGGCGTTGCTGACCGGATGTTATCCAAAACGTGTCGGCATGCACAAACATGTGCTATTCCCACTGTCTGACCACGGCTTACATGCAGACGAACACACCATCGCCGATCACCTCAAATCGATCGGGTACGCAACGGCTTGTGTTGGGAAATGGCATCTGGGCCACCAGCCGGAAACATTGCCGCGAGCACAGGGATTCGATTCGTACTTCGGCATCCCGTACTCCAACGACATGAACCATCCGGACAATAAAGGAAAGCTGAAAGCTCCCAGCGACGAACTGTGGCTGGATCAGAAAACCGCCGTCACGGGCTGGAAAACGCCACTGTTGCAGAACGAAGAGATCGTCGAACTCCCTGTGGATCAGCGAACGATAACACGCCGCTACACCGATAAAGCCATCGATTTCGTAACCTCGAACAAGGACAAACCGTTCTTTCTATATCTGCCGCATTCGATGCCGCACATTCCGCTCTACGTCCCCGAAGATGTCTACGATCCGAATCCAAAGAACGCCTACAAATGTGTGATTGAGCACATTGACGCGGAAGTTGGCCGGTTGATGCAGACGGTTCGCGACCTCGGTCTGTCGGAGAACACTTATGTCATCTACACCTCGGACAACGGACCGTGGTTGCAGTTCAAACACCACGGCGGAAGTGCAGGACCGCTGCGGGCGGGGAAGGGGACGACTTTCGAAGGCGGACAACGTGTGCCTTGCGTGATGTGGGCTCCGGGACGCATTCCGGCTGGAACCAGCACCGATGCTTTCACTTCAACGATGGATTTGCTGCCGACGATCGCTGCGATCACGAATACGGAACTTCCTGAGAACCGGATCGACGGTTTCGATATTTCATCGACCTTCAATTCGGATGACACGCCTCGCGACGAAATGCTTTTTTACTCAGCAAACGGGCGACTGCAGGGAATTCGCTCCGGCGACATGAAGTACCTTGAGATCACGCCGCGAAAGAACAAAAAGAACCCCAACCCAAAAACGCGAACGCACTTGTTCAATCTTGCTGACGACCTTGGCGAGCAACAGAACCTTTTTAAGTCCGAACCAGAAACAGTCGCGACATTGAAAGCCAGAATGTTGGAGGCCGATGAAGAAATCACAACAAACGCCCGACCGGTTTGGCGGAAGTGA